Proteins from a genomic interval of Garra rufa chromosome 4, GarRuf1.0, whole genome shotgun sequence:
- the ascl1a gene encoding achaete-scute homolog 1a, with product MDITAKMEISVNQQQFMPPACFFASQSIQLSPTDSQCSSKSGSKQAKRQRSSSPELLRCKRRLNFAGFGYSLPQQQPHAVARRNERERNRVKLVNNGFATLREHVPNGAANKKMSKVETLRSAVEYIRALQQLLDEHDAVSAAFQSGVLSPTISQNYSNDMNSMAGSPVSSYSSDEGSYDPLSPEEQELLDFTNWF from the coding sequence ATGGACATCACTGCCAAGATGGAAATAAGCGTAAACCAGCAGCAGTTCATGCCACCTGCTTGCTTTTTTGCCTCTCAGAGCATCCAGCTCAGTCCGACCGACAGCCAGTGCAGCAGCAAGTCTGGATCGAAGCAGGCAAAGAGGCAGCGCTCATCCTCCCCGGAGCTGCTCCGGTGCAAAAGGAGGCTCAACTTCGCCGGCTTCGGGTACAGCTTGCCCCAGCAGCAGCCGCACGCCGTGGCCAGGCGGAACGAGAGAGAACGCAACCGGGTAAAGCTGGTGAACAACGGCTTTGCTACTCTCCGCGAACACGTTCCCAACGGAGCCGCGAACAAGAAGATGAGCAAAGTGGAGACGCTGCGCTCGGCTGTGGAGTACATCCGTGCGCTCCAGCAGCTTTTGGACGAGCATGACGCGGTGAGCGCGGCGTTCCAGTCGGGCGTCCTGTCACCTACCATCTCCCAAAACTACTCTAATGACATGAACTCTATGGCCGGTTCGCCCGTGTCCTCTTACTCCTCAGATGAGGGCTCCTACGACCCTCTGAGTCCTGAAGAACAAGAGCTCCTGGACTTCACCAACTGGTTTTGA